Genomic segment of Caproiciproducens sp. NJN-50:
CCGATAATCAGCATGATGCTGGTCGTGGAAATGACCGTTTCCTTCACTCCGTCTTTAATGGTTTTCCAATCCAGCTCTTTATAAATCAGACCCAGAATGACGGAATAGATCACCGCGACAGAACCCGCTTCCGTGGCGGTAAAAACTCCGAGCCGGATCCCGCCGATGATAATGACCGGCAGGCATAGCGGAAGGACCGCCTCTTTCAGGACAGGAAGCACTTCCTTGCTCTTTAAACGCTGCTGACGGCTCGGCATATAGCCTCTTCGCCTGGAAATGACCGATACCGTTACCATCTCGCCCAGGCAAAGCATCAGGCCCACGCCAATACCGGAAACAAACAGCTTTCCGATGGAGAGGTCGGCGAGGGATCCGAACAGAATCATCGCGATTCCCGGGGGAATCAGCGGTGTGATCATCGCGGAAGCGGCGGTAACCACGGAGGAAAACTCTTTCGACATTCCCTTCTCTTCCATGGCAGGCACCAAAATCTTGGCTTCCATCGCGGCGTCGGCAAGGCTGGAGCCGGACAGTCCGCCCATCAAAGTGGAGAGCAGGACATTTACCTGCGCAAGACCGCCGTACAGGCGTCCCGTTAGGACGTCACAAAGAGCCATGATGCGCCGCGTCACTCCGGAATAATTCATAAACACGCCCGCGCAGACGAAAAACGGAACCGCCAGAAGCGAAGAGCTTTGCACGCTTGAAACTACGCGCTGCGCCAATATCATCGAGTTGACGCCCGGATTGAGAAAAAAGTAAACCGCGCTTCCCGCGATCACGGAAAGATAGACGGGAACTTTTAAGAACAGCAGCACCAGCATGAGAATCAGTGCGATCGTGATTTGTACGCTCATAGCTTTTCCTCATCCTCTCTCTTGCGTTTTGCAAGACGCCCGCTGATTTCCGTAAAAAGAAGGCTGACAATCATCAGGAAACACCCCAGCGGAACGGCAACATACGCAAAACTGTAAGGAATGCGCAGCAGAGTTGTGAGTTTGCCGGTCGACATCAGCTGCAAATAATAAATGCCGCTTTGGAGAAACAGGTAAATAAGGATCAGAAGTTCAAGAAAAACATCAATGAATTCGACCGCCCGTTTGGCTTTTTTCGGCAGGGAATCCACCACGATTTCAATGGCAATGTGTCCGCCGGTGCGAAACGCGGCACCTGCCGCCAGAAAAATTACCCAGACAAACATGATCATCTGCATCTCTTCCATCCAAGTGATGGGGTCACGGAATACGTATCGCCTGATCACGCCTGCAAACGTCAGAATAATCAGCGCTACGGCCGTAATTCCAGACACCGTGATGTCCAAGTTCCCCAGAATCTTCAACACACGTTTTTTCATTTCGTTAAGCCACCCTCATTTCATACATAATTGCAAACCCTTGCAATCGCCATTTCCTCCAGTCCCAGAATCTCCGACTTCGTCCGCTTGCCGTCCGCCGTTTCCACAACCGTCCGAAGCAGCCGTTCGGCGAATTCGCCCATGCGCTCCGGCTGAGTGAGAAGCACGCTTACATCGCAGTCGATGTTATCCTCCATGCAGTGGTATGTATCCTGATTCGCCGTGATCTTAATCACAGGGACAATAGGATTTCCGGTGGGTGTTCCCCGCCCTGTGGAAAACACCACAAGCTGTGCGCCGCCGGCCGCCATCCCGGCGACGGACGAAGGATCGTTCCCCGGCGTGTCCATAATGACCAGGCCCTTCCGGCTCATCGGTTTTGCATAGTCGTAGACTTCTTCAATCGGCCGGTGGCCGCCTTTATGAATGCAGCCCAGGGATTTTTCCTCCAGCGTGGTCAGCCCGCCCGCCATGTTTCCGGGAGAAGGATTTCCTTCGCGCACATCCTCACCGACCAGCTTCAAAGCGTTTTCATACCGATGCACAATGTCATAAATGCGATCCTTCACCACCGGGGTCCGGGCACGGCGTGCAAGAATGTGTTCCGCGCCGATAAACTCCGTCGTTTCGGAAAGAACCGCCGTCGCTCCCAAATCGACCAGCCGGTCACACATTTCTCCAATCAGCGGATTGGACACCAGACCACTGGTCTGGTCGGATCCTCCGCATTCCGTCGCAACAACCAGTTCCGAAACCGGGATGGGGATTCTCTGCTGCATGGAGGCTTCCGCCACCATTGCTCTGGCGGCTCTGGAGGCCTTTTCCACCGTAGTGATGGTTCCGTGATTTTCCTGTATCACAAAACGCTCCAACGGTTTGTTCGTTCTTTTCCGGATTTCCTCCGTAACCAGGTCCATCTGGCATGTTTCACATCCCAGCGAAATGACGACGGTACCGTAAACATTCGGGTTGGCGGCCATCCCGGCCATCACGTCCATCGTCAGCTGCATATCGCTCGGTACCTGCGAACAGCCGTTTTGATTGTGAAACGTTACGGTCCCCTCAACCTGCTGAGCAACGATTCCGGCTGTGTCTGAAGCGCAAATGCTGGCAGGAAGAATCAGGACTTTGTTTCGGACTCCTGCTTTGCCATCCGGTCTCCGATATCCCAGAAATTCCAATTTTCCTTACCTCCTTCTTACAGCGCTTCCCGCCGACTCTGCACATTTTGAAGATGAACGTGTACTCCCGCTTCGATCTCCTCTGCCGCAACGCCGATGTGTTCGCCGTACTTTACGATCGCGTCGCCTTTTCCGATTTTGCAGACCGATATTTTATGATAACGTGGAACGTCGCTTTTTGCTTTTATGCTTAACTGAATCGCCCCGTTCCTGCAAAACACCTCCTGCCCCTCTTTTACGCTGTCCAATACAACCGCCACATTATCCTTTGGGTCAATTAAAACTGCGACCAATGCAGCCACCTCAAATTCAAAATCCGTATTTCGGAATTAAATTCCGCTGATAATAAAAAATACTTCTCACACAAAATCACAAGAATTGCCCGGTTCCTGGGGTACCATGTATCTTCCGTTCACAACCTGCGCCGGATATTTAAAATATTCACGCAGATGGGGAATGTATTCCAGGAAGAGACTTGGATGGCCTACGCTGATGTGGTTAAAGAGCACCATATGCTGATGAATCTGCCCCATATCGCCCACGTGGGGAATCACCGGAACATGATACTTTCTGGATAACAGGCTGATCAGGATAAATTCGGAGATCCCGCCGACTCTCACCGCGTCCACCTGATTAAAGCTCATCGCATTCGCCTGCAAAAAGTTCTTGAACATCACTTTATTGGGGACATGCTCGCCCAGTGCGATGCGGGTTGGATAAATCGCTCTGGCTAAAGTCTGGTGGCCGAGAACATCATCCGGGTCCGTCGGCTCTTCGACCCAGTAGGGATCGATTTCTTTCAGCCTTCCAATGATCCGGACGGCCTCCGTCAGCGTCCATTGCTGATTCGCATCCAGCATGATCGTGGCCTTCGTTCCCGCAACCCTGCGGATCAGCGCCGCGCGCCGGATGTCCCTTTCCGGGTCTTTGGAACCAACCTTGAGCTTCATGGCGGTGAAGCCTTTTTCAATCGCTTTTTTTGTGTTTTCAACCACGATCTCATCCGAATAGTTAAACCATCCCACCGAGGTATCGTAGCCGGAATACCCTGTCGAAAGAACTTTTTTGCGCTCTTCTTTTCCCTCTTCCGCCGTTTTCAGGATCTGCAGCGCGTCCCCGGCCGTCATCGCGTCTTCCATATAGCGAAAATCCAGAAGCCGGATCACTTCTTCGGGGGTCAGGTCCGTCAGCAGTTTCCAAAGCGGGACACCCTGGGATTTTGCCCAGAGATCAAAGCAGGCATTGGTGATGCTTGCCAAGGCAAGATGAACCACGCCCTTATGGGGTCCCAGCCAGCGATAACAGGGTGAGTCGGCAAGTTCGGCAAACACCTTGCCAAATTCGCTCATCAGTTCATGAATCTCTTTCCCTGCCAGAGATTCCGAGAGATATTGGATCGCCCTGCAGACCAGGTCGTTTCCGTTCCCTAAAGTAAAGGCAATTCCGATCCCTTCCATATTTTTTTCAGTTTTCAGTTTGCATACGGCGTAAGCGTATTGCGGGACGGTATGTACTGCGTCCGACCCGGCGCCGTCTTCCAGCAGAAAGCGCTTATCTTCGACTTCTATGCCCGTTATGACAACATTGCTCATAAATTTCCAACTTTCCTTTTCGATAGGAGGGCTGGAGCAGGACTGGAGTGACAGCGCGGCCTGCTCCACCCTGTGGATATCAAGAAATACTAGAAGAGATAAGCCGAATTATTTAACCAAACCCTGGATGTAACCATAGAGATCGTTGCGCCAGTCTTTCGTAATGGTGGAATCCTTGTACAGCGCTGCGGAAGCTTCCTCAAACTTGGCCCGCTCCGCGTCGCTGAGATCAATGATCGTGACGCCTTTATCCTTCATTTTGTTCATGTAATCCTCTGTGCCGTTGGTCTGCAGGTCATTATTTTTCAGGCCAGCCTGATCGCCCGTCTCAGCCAGAATCTGCTGCTGTTCTTTTGTAAGGCCGTCAAACCATTTTTCGCTGCAGATCCACTGCGCAAACATTTCAACGTGCTTCGTCATGGTGATGTATTTTGCCACTTCATAATAGGCGCCGCCGTACAGGGTGGTAAAAGTATTTTCAAGCCCGTCGATCGTTCCCTGCTGAAGTGCAGTGTAAACGTCTCCGATTGCCATCGCCGTAGGCGCGGCACCCATCAACTGGAACGCTTTCATGTAGGAAGGAGTATTCGGCGTGCGAAGGATCAGGCCTTTCATGTCGCCAATGGTTTTCACCGGCTTCGTCGTCATGATGTTTCTCTCGCCAAAAATCCAGTTGGTGGTGACAATATGAACGCCCTTTTGTGCAAGCAGATCCGCCTGCTGGCTCCACCAGTCCGTCTTAATCAGTTTCCAGCACTGGTCAAAATTCTGGAAAACATAGGGAGCGGAAACAATGGCCAACTCCGGAGCGCCGTATTCCGCCAGAAAGGACCCGTCGCAAATGGTAATGATCGGTTCCCCCATGACGATCTGATCAATCAGGTCTGTTTTGGACCCCAACTGGCTGGAGGGGAACAGTTTAATTTCCATGGTCCCGTTGCTTTTTTCCGCAATCAGCTTCTGCCATTCTTTCGCTGCGGCATCCACCGGCTCACCGGGGTTGTTTTCATAGGCCACCTGAATCACCACTTTGTCTTTGCTGCCGGCAGAATTCGCGGCGGCGTTCGATGCGCCGCTGCTCGACGCACCGGAGGTGCCGGATGGCGAACCGCAGGCCCCCAGCGTCAGAGTCATCGCAGCTGCCAGTACAATCGCAAGTGCTCTTTTCATTTTCCTCTTACTTTTCATTACAAACTCTCCTTTGTACTTATTTCCTCAGAGCGGAAATTAATTCCAGAATAGTTGAAAGTAATTGCCTATTTTGCTGAAACTGATCTCTCCCATTTTAAGGTCACACTCAGGTGATTCAATCCGGGTTTCGCTCTCGCCGCCGGATTCCACGTCGATAGCTTATCAAGTTAATTTTCCGGGTCATGGATTTTACGCTTTTGGTCAGAAGCCATTGCATCCCGGTCTCAGAAGCTCCAATATTTTCGCATCATCTTCCGCCGTAGCATCCGGCATGGGAAAGGTGCTGGTGCTGCTGGTTGCCACGCCCTGCAGCTTCAGTGCCTCTTTCAAAACGGGAAGGAACGGACTGCGTATGGTGTAAAGGCGCATCAAACGGTTAATGATTTTCTGTCCTTTCGCGATTCCCTCAATATCGTTTTTCCTGATCGCTTTGACCCAATCCGCACATACCGCCGGCACAACGTTCGAAAGGGAACCAATGCAGCCATTGCCGCCGGATAAAACATTGTGCGCAAAATTGTCATCATAACCGGAATAAATTTCAAATGAAGGAATTTTGCCCTTGACAAGCTCGATCAGCATTCGGGTGTGGTCCATTCCGGCAATCGTATCCTTTATCCCGATAATATTACCGTGGGCTTCGGCAAGTTCCAGAACGGTTTCCGCCGGAATCGTGCATCCTGTATTCTGTGGGAAATTGTACAGATACATTGGACCGTCGATCATGGATGCCAGTCGGTCATAGTACTGGAACAACGCTTCACTGCCAAACTGAAAATAGTATGGGGGTAAAATCATGACAGCATCAGCGCCGTTTTTCAGACAGAAGTTTGAAAATGACACCGTCTCGTCCGCCACCATGCTGGTTGTTCCAATCACTAATTTTACGCGGCTGCAAATCGCATCAATTGCAAACTTCGCCATCGTTTTTCTTTGTTCCATATTCATTGCGAAGAATTCACTGCTGCTTCCTTCCACCAAAATGCCGTCAATACCGTTTTCAATCAAATTGTCATACAGTTTCTTCTGGCTTACAAGATCCAATCTGCCATCTTCATGAAACAATGTAATGGCAGGCGTGAAGTAAACTGCATCCATACCCATTCCTCCTATTTTCTCAAGAACAATTATGCATCGAGGCTTCTTTTGGCCCTATGTCTTTCACACCCCCTGTTTTTACCACTCATTTTTCCGCTGTGCGGAAACGTTTTTCTATTTTTCAGGCGCATTTTTATCATATACTCCTGAGAAAAACTTGTCAAGCACTGTTTCGTAATTTTCACCGAAAAAGTTGTAAAATCAAAACAAATGTTGGGCTATCTTAAAACGATTTGCTCTTATTCAATCATCACTCCGTCAATCTCCATAGATTTGTTTCTGAAAGTCCTCCGATGATGGCGGATATGTCTTATGGAAACAAAATCAATCAGAAAAAGCAACTCGCTGAATTTTTCCATAAAAATATCCAGGAACCTGCATGGTTCCTGGATATTCTGTTCGCCGGATACGGTCCCGGCTTGACCGCCCGTGATTTGGTTTTGTTCCTCCAACTTCGATTGACCGTCTTGGTCCTCGGCCGTTCCATACAGTTTTCGGAACGAAACGGCAAAGCTTCCTTCGGGAAAGGGAATGGCCCTCCACTATTTTGTATCCGCAAACCGCCGTTTCAGATTCCGTAATATTCATCAACAAGATTGACGGATTTCAGCAGATCAATGTTTCCAATCAGATCGTCAATCCGGGAATCGGCCGCAATTTTATGTTCTTCTGAAAACAGGATTCCGCGATCCGATATTTTTGAAACAAGTTCCAAATTGTGCGTTGAGGTGATGATCGTTTTTCCAGCTTCTCCCAAAGAATTCAAAAGACGGATCAGCCAGACCTGGGTTCTGGGATCCAGACCGTTTGTCGGCTCGTCCAAAATCAGGACTTCGGGATTCATCACAAGCACGGAAGCCAAAGCGACCTTCTTCTTCTCCCCCCCGCTGAGTTTATAGGGAGTCTTTCCCAACAGATTTTCTATGCCGAGCAGCGCGGAAATGTCACTGATTCTGCTTCTGACTGTTTCCGGATCAAGCTTTTGCTGCAGCAGGCCGAACGCTATTTCATCCTCCACCGTGCTGCAAAAAAGCTGTACGTCCGGATTCTGAAAGATAAAACCTACCTGACGGTGATACTTTCCGGAAAAATGATCGTCATTCCAATCTCTCTCCGATACCACATTGTGAAAGGCGCGAAAGATCCCTTTCTGAGGAGAAAGCAAGCCCGACAGCAATTTCAGCAGTGTTGATTTGCCGCATCCGTTCGCGCCGAGAATACATACGCGCTCCCCTTTGCAGATCGTGAACCGGACGTCGTCCAGGACCGGCTGGCAGCCAGGATAGGAAAAAGAGACTCCCTCCAGCTCAAAGATTGGATTTTCTCCGTCTTTCATCACTTGACATGTTCCCCCACAATTAACAGAAATAATATCGCAGCATTGATGACAAGGAAGACACCGTCTCTCCATTCCATCTTAAGATCAAGAAGCCCAGTCGACTCTCCCGTATAGCCGCGGCAGCACATGGCCTCATAGATTTCTTCGCTCATGCCGTGTCCTTTCAAAAACAAATACGCGGCGCTGTGCGCCATAAACCGACGGTTATCCGAAGATTTCAGCTTACCCAGAGTGCGAAGGGATCTGGCTTCCATCATTTCCTGAGCAATTTCGGCCAATAAGAAGAGATAGCGATAAGTCATGTTCAAGATCGAAGTAACAATGGATGGGATATGCATGGCTTCCAACCCGGCGGTGATTTTCGACCATCTGGTTGTCAGAAAGAGCAGGAAAGCGAAGGATAGAGAAATTCCCGTCCGAAACATGAGCCGGAAGGCCGTTTTCAACCCTCCTGAGCTGAAATAGATGCCGTCCCTGATTCCAAAGCAACCGGGTCCGGTCACATAAAAAAGGGGACGGCCTTTTATCAGCAAACTGCTGACTCCCGGCAGCGAGACAAGAAAGACCGCCAGAGGAACAACCAGCCAGATCCGTCTGAAAAAAGTCTTTGCCGGTATTCCCGACAGTCCCGCGTACACAAGCGGAATCACGGAAAGAATTGTCAAAACAGCCATATTGCCCGTCATGCTGCCAAAGGCAATGAAGACAAGAAAAACGCACAGCTTGACTCTGGGATCAACGATCTGAAGAAAATTGTCCTTCGCCGCATATTTTTCACAGTACAGTTCATTCTCAACGACGCCGGATATATTTTTCAACGTTCTACGCAGAAAATGCGTTTTGGAACCGGGATGGTCCCCGAAGGAGCCATCCTCGTTCTTCAAAAGCCATTCCGGAATCCTGTTTCCGCATCCGCTTTGCTGCATTCTATTTTTGCCCGGTGCCTTTCTTGTTTTTTGTAATCAGTCTGGACATCAGGAAAATCAGGAAGGAAATCAGAAGGATGCCGACCAACGCCGAAAGTATGTAACCGGCGATAGAACCAACCTGACCGTCCCCAAGCACAGGCAGCGAATAATCGGGCATGATCGCGTTCCACCTGTCCGACATGGAAGCCAGCCCCTGCGGAATGTAACCGAGGGCGTCTTTGATTTCATCCGTCCCCCATTCGCCCCAGGCGGTCCCCGTGGCGATCAGGCCCAGCGGTGTAAGAACCACCATGACTATGATCGGGATGAGAAGATTGCGGTATTTTTGAAAAAAGGAAACTTTTCCAAGTCCTGTCGGCGACCCATTGCCGGAAAAGATCTGTGGAGTCACCTTGGCGATATAGGCGACCGCCGCTGCCGTAAGAATTCCCTCGATCGGTCCGGCTATCAGTAAATGGGCGGTCATCATCGAAGGAATCGAGACAGAGAGCGGATAAGGGCAATACAGCGGATGGCCGGCTCCACCCTGGAACAGAAGCGGCTGTATTCCAAACTCCAGAGAAGCACAGAAGGCCGCCAGATTCAGTCCCAGATAACTTCCAAAAAAGGAAGCGGCCAGATTCCGTGAACTGCCGATTTTTGAGCTGCCTGCAAACAATTTATAAAGATAATACCCCGTAAAAGGCATAATGACCGCCATATTCAGGCAATTGACGCCGTAAGCGAGGATTCCCCCGTCCCCAAAGACAAGCGCCTGAATCAATAAAGCCGTGGAAACGCACACTGTTGCCGCCCAGGGTCCCAACAGAATGGCAATCAGCACCGCCCCGACGGCATGCGCGGAGCTCCCCCCCACCACCGGAGCATTAAACATCATCGTCAGAAAAGAAAACGCGGAGCAAAGCGCAAGCGTTGGAATATTTTTTTTCTGAAGCTTTGCTTTTACTTTCTTAAAAGCAGCCGCCCAGGTGGGAAGCATGACAACAAATCCGGGGACCGTAGTCTGCGGGCCCAAATAGCCGTCTGGAACATGCATAATGATAGTCTCCTTCAAAAAATTAAGCCCATGCAAGGCTTTCAGGCCCTTCATGGGTTCAATCAACAATTCAATTATTTTTCCAGCCAGACTGATTCGGGTCTTCATGACCTTATTTGTGTTTATTTTAACCCGGTCCGCCGATTTTGTCAATCATAAACATGGGAAGATGGCTGCATGAGAGCAGGAATAAAAGTGATTTTGTAATAAGCAGATGAAATCAGCAGAAAAAAGGAACGATATTTCTTGCCTTTTCTCTATTTACAAAACGGGTGAAATCGTATAGTCTAAAGGAAAAGGAATTTGGCGAATTGGTGATGAGGCTCACCCTAATGCAGTTTCTGCTGATGGCTTCTACTTTAAGAGATTAAGGTGGAAGCCTTCTATTTTTCTCATAAAGGTGGTATAATACTGTGAAATTGAGCAGAATTATCATTGTCGGACTGGGCGGTTTTCTCGGTGCCGCACTCCGTTACATCATTTCTAACGCAACGGCAAAATATTTCGGTGATTTTCCTGTCGGAACTTTAATCGTCAACATCCTCGGCGGATTTTTGATGGGATTTCTCATGGAGGCAAGTACCAGCCTATGGACTGTTTCACCGAATACCAGGATCTTTTTAACGACCGGAATTCTGGGAGGACTCACAACGTTTTCCACCTTCAGTTATGAAACCATCTCTTTTTTAACGGATGGGGACTATCTGGCCGGTGGAGTGAACGCAGGCCTGAACCTGTTTTCCGCTTTGTTTGCCTGCTGGCTTGGAAAGATCGCCGCGCAATTGATATAAGGAGGTTTTTATTATGATAGGTCACGGGAAACTGTTGAAGATTTATATTGGGGAGTCCGCGGGTCATCACGGAGAGCCTCTTTACCATACGATTATTAAAAAAGTCAAAGAACTAGGTCTTGCGGGAGCTACCACGGTCCGCGGCATCGAAGGATTCGGCGCCAACAGCGTCATACATAGCGTGCGGTTTCTGACGCTTTCGGAAGATCTCCCGATTGTGATCGAGGTGGTCGACACGGAAGAAAAGATCAGCCGTTTGGTCGATCTCCTCGACGGAACCATCACGGCAGGCGTTTTAATGAC
This window contains:
- the crcB gene encoding fluoride efflux transporter CrcB — its product is MKLSRIIIVGLGGFLGAALRYIISNATAKYFGDFPVGTLIVNILGGFLMGFLMEASTSLWTVSPNTRIFLTTGILGGLTTFSTFSYETISFLTDGDYLAGGVNAGLNLFSALFACWLGKIAAQLI
- a CDS encoding DUF190 domain-containing protein, with translation MIGHGKLLKIYIGESAGHHGEPLYHTIIKKVKELGLAGATTVRGIEGFGANSVIHSVRFLTLSEDLPIVIEVVDTEEKISRLVDLLDGTITAGVLMTLQDVEIIKYEKAQK
- a CDS encoding TRAP transporter small permease, whose product is MKKRVLKILGNLDITVSGITAVALIILTFAGVIRRYVFRDPITWMEEMQMIMFVWVIFLAAGAAFRTGGHIAIEIVVDSLPKKAKRAVEFIDVFLELLILIYLFLQSGIYYLQLMSTGKLTTLLRIPYSFAYVAVPLGCFLMIVSLLFTEISGRLAKRKREDEEKL
- a CDS encoding enolase C-terminal domain-like protein, encoding MSNVVITGIEVEDKRFLLEDGAGSDAVHTVPQYAYAVCKLKTEKNMEGIGIAFTLGNGNDLVCRAIQYLSESLAGKEIHELMSEFGKVFAELADSPCYRWLGPHKGVVHLALASITNACFDLWAKSQGVPLWKLLTDLTPEEVIRLLDFRYMEDAMTAGDALQILKTAEEGKEERKKVLSTGYSGYDTSVGWFNYSDEIVVENTKKAIEKGFTAMKLKVGSKDPERDIRRAALIRRVAGTKATIMLDANQQWTLTEAVRIIGRLKEIDPYWVEEPTDPDDVLGHQTLARAIYPTRIALGEHVPNKVMFKNFLQANAMSFNQVDAVRVGGISEFILISLLSRKYHVPVIPHVGDMGQIHQHMVLFNHISVGHPSLFLEYIPHLREYFKYPAQVVNGRYMVPQEPGNSCDFV
- the cbiM gene encoding cobalt transporter CbiM; this encodes MHVPDGYLGPQTTVPGFVVMLPTWAAAFKKVKAKLQKKNIPTLALCSAFSFLTMMFNAPVVGGSSAHAVGAVLIAILLGPWAATVCVSTALLIQALVFGDGGILAYGVNCLNMAVIMPFTGYYLYKLFAGSSKIGSSRNLAASFFGSYLGLNLAAFCASLEFGIQPLLFQGGAGHPLYCPYPLSVSIPSMMTAHLLIAGPIEGILTAAAVAYIAKVTPQIFSGNGSPTGLGKVSFFQKYRNLLIPIIVMVVLTPLGLIATGTAWGEWGTDEIKDALGYIPQGLASMSDRWNAIMPDYSLPVLGDGQVGSIAGYILSALVGILLISFLIFLMSRLITKNKKGTGQK
- a CDS encoding TRAP transporter large permease, whose protein sequence is MSVQITIALILMLVLLFLKVPVYLSVIAGSAVYFFLNPGVNSMILAQRVVSSVQSSSLLAVPFFVCAGVFMNYSGVTRRIMALCDVLTGRLYGGLAQVNVLLSTLMGGLSGSSLADAAMEAKILVPAMEEKGMSKEFSSVVTAASAMITPLIPPGIAMILFGSLADLSIGKLFVSGIGVGLMLCLGEMVTVSVISRRRGYMPSRQQRLKSKEVLPVLKEAVLPLCLPVIIIGGIRLGVFTATEAGSVAVIYSVILGLIYKELDWKTIKDGVKETVISTTSIMLIIGAASALSWILTKEQIPQSLTNMMLQATSSKYVFLILCNLFLLFVGMFIEGNAAMIILVPLLYPIALSYGINAIQFAMVFIFNMAIGSLTPPMGTLMFVVCNETKCPLKTFIKESIPFYVTLLGELLLMTFIPILTTGLVDLIY
- a CDS encoding UxaA family hydrolase translates to MVAVLIDPKDNVAVVLDSVKEGQEVFCRNGAIQLSIKAKSDVPRYHKISVCKIGKGDAIVKYGEHIGVAAEEIEAGVHVHLQNVQSRREAL
- a CDS encoding C4-dicarboxylate TRAP transporter substrate-binding protein, which produces MKSKRKMKRALAIVLAAAMTLTLGACGSPSGTSGASSSGASNAAANSAGSKDKVVIQVAYENNPGEPVDAAAKEWQKLIAEKSNGTMEIKLFPSSQLGSKTDLIDQIVMGEPIITICDGSFLAEYGAPELAIVSAPYVFQNFDQCWKLIKTDWWSQQADLLAQKGVHIVTTNWIFGERNIMTTKPVKTIGDMKGLILRTPNTPSYMKAFQLMGAAPTAMAIGDVYTALQQGTIDGLENTFTTLYGGAYYEVAKYITMTKHVEMFAQWICSEKWFDGLTKEQQQILAETGDQAGLKNNDLQTNGTEDYMNKMKDKGVTIIDLSDAERAKFEEASAALYKDSTITKDWRNDLYGYIQGLVK
- a CDS encoding energy-coupling factor ABC transporter ATP-binding protein, giving the protein MKDGENPIFELEGVSFSYPGCQPVLDDVRFTICKGERVCILGANGCGKSTLLKLLSGLLSPQKGIFRAFHNVVSERDWNDDHFSGKYHRQVGFIFQNPDVQLFCSTVEDEIAFGLLQQKLDPETVRSRISDISALLGIENLLGKTPYKLSGGEKKKVALASVLVMNPEVLILDEPTNGLDPRTQVWLIRLLNSLGEAGKTIITSTHNLELVSKISDRGILFSEEHKIAADSRIDDLIGNIDLLKSVNLVDEYYGI
- a CDS encoding dihydrodipicolinate synthase family protein — protein: MDAVYFTPAITLFHEDGRLDLVSQKKLYDNLIENGIDGILVEGSSSEFFAMNMEQRKTMAKFAIDAICSRVKLVIGTTSMVADETVSFSNFCLKNGADAVMILPPYYFQFGSEALFQYYDRLASMIDGPMYLYNFPQNTGCTIPAETVLELAEAHGNIIGIKDTIAGMDHTRMLIELVKGKIPSFEIYSGYDDNFAHNVLSGGNGCIGSLSNVVPAVCADWVKAIRKNDIEGIAKGQKIINRLMRLYTIRSPFLPVLKEALKLQGVATSSTSTFPMPDATAEDDAKILELLRPGCNGF
- a CDS encoding UxaA family hydrolase, yielding MEFLGYRRPDGKAGVRNKVLILPASICASDTAGIVAQQVEGTVTFHNQNGCSQVPSDMQLTMDVMAGMAANPNVYGTVVISLGCETCQMDLVTEEIRKRTNKPLERFVIQENHGTITTVEKASRAARAMVAEASMQQRIPIPVSELVVATECGGSDQTSGLVSNPLIGEMCDRLVDLGATAVLSETTEFIGAEHILARRARTPVVKDRIYDIVHRYENALKLVGEDVREGNPSPGNMAGGLTTLEEKSLGCIHKGGHRPIEEVYDYAKPMSRKGLVIMDTPGNDPSSVAGMAAGGAQLVVFSTGRGTPTGNPIVPVIKITANQDTYHCMEDNIDCDVSVLLTQPERMGEFAERLLRTVVETADGKRTKSEILGLEEMAIARVCNYV
- the cbiQ gene encoding cobalt ECF transporter T component CbiQ — protein: MQQSGCGNRIPEWLLKNEDGSFGDHPGSKTHFLRRTLKNISGVVENELYCEKYAAKDNFLQIVDPRVKLCVFLVFIAFGSMTGNMAVLTILSVIPLVYAGLSGIPAKTFFRRIWLVVPLAVFLVSLPGVSSLLIKGRPLFYVTGPGCFGIRDGIYFSSGGLKTAFRLMFRTGISLSFAFLLFLTTRWSKITAGLEAMHIPSIVTSILNMTYRYLFLLAEIAQEMMEARSLRTLGKLKSSDNRRFMAHSAAYLFLKGHGMSEEIYEAMCCRGYTGESTGLLDLKMEWRDGVFLVINAAILFLLIVGEHVK